The following are from one region of the Coccinella septempunctata chromosome 7, icCocSept1.1, whole genome shotgun sequence genome:
- the LOC123317664 gene encoding uncharacterized protein LOC123317664, giving the protein MVNRCVVCKKISSKSNGNPCTESSKWVYVCSDHFCDEDFILKFGKKCLKTEAIPSRISLPDPCSSNTLAASDERYMTQDPSDVGKVGESSKLIGSELSETSDLSATASASDLSATLTASDLSATDMSVALAASDLSGKVDSLEVFDTEKFAAPHTKTSCCTSTASDGRSVTQTLSDIGRVEEFPKLSGLKYLKL; this is encoded by the exons ATGGTGAATCGCTGTGTGGTGtgcaaaaaaatcagcagtaaAAGCAATGGAAATCCATGCACCG aatcttcCAAATGGGTATATGTTTGCTCTGACCATTTCTGTGACGAAGATTTCATccttaaatttggaaaaaaatgtttgaaaacggAAGCTATTCCATCCAGGATTTCATTGCCTGATCCTTG ttcAAGTAACACATTAGCGGCTTCAGACGAAAGGTATATGACCCAGGACCCATCAGATGTTGGTAAAGTTGGGGAGTCCTCAAAATTGATTGGTTCTGAATTATCAGAAACTTCAGATTTGTCTGCTACCGCAAGTGCTTCAGATTTATCTGCCACATTGACTGCTTCCGATTTATCTGCTACAGACATGTCTGTTGCTTTGGCCGCTTCAGATTTATCAGGCAAAGTGGATTCCTTAGAAGTATTTGATACTGAAAAATTTGCAGCACCACATACAAAAAC ttcaTGTTGCACATCGACTGCTTCAGATGGAAGGAGTGTGACCCAGACTCTCTCAGATATTGGTAGAGTAGAGGAATTTCCAAAACTGAGTGGTCTGAAGTATCTAAAACTTTAA
- the LOC123317665 gene encoding uncharacterized protein LOC123317665 gives MLSHIAQLFDQFGLVSPVTIRAKMLLQELWLQKLSWDEPLSPQLTETWCNIREDLKSLINVRAPRWVGTQENATIELQGFSDASQLAMAAVLYLIVRSPSTGSKVTLLCSKTKVTPLKRLTIPLLELTASLILARLTNYAPRVLDTQIHTTTLWTNSTIYLTWITSHPARWKDFVRNRVELIQELTPGAQWRYVSGKENPADYSAHKRTLHGGTKLTLSTIRQQYWIIGGRAPVKSHILKCVTCARHRGIRAQQLMGQLPEQRVRPSRPFLTTDEQLPLCKWPLGRVMTMHPGSPQDLHVHSNQTDLEVSNSTSQLFRRSIQEGISTSLVISITNAVSYGGRNVKN, from the exons ATGTTATCTCATATCGCTCAACTCTTTGATCAATTTGGTTTAGTATCCCCTGTCACGATCAgggccaaaatgttgttgcaggaactttGGCTCCAGAAACTGTCATGGGACGAACCACTGTCACCTCAACTCACAGAAACATGGTGTAACATCAGAGAAGATCTCAAATCATTGATCAATGTACGAGCACCTCGCTGGGTAGGCACCCAAGAAAATGCTACCATAGAACTTCAGGGCTTCTCTGATGCTTCTCAACTTGCCATGGCAGCAGTCCTCTATCTCATAGTCCGCTCACCGTCCACAGGATCCAAAGTCACATTGCtctgctcgaaaacaaaagtaacGCCTTTGAAACGCCTCACAATCCCGCTACTCGAACTCACAGCATCTCTCATCCTGGCCAGGTTAACTAATTATGCTCCTCGTGTTTTAGATACACAGATACACACAACGACTTTGTGGACGAACTCAACAATCTATCTCACGTGGATCACATCTCACCCAGCTcgctggaaggactttgttcgaaacaggGTAGAGCTCATCCAAGAACTAACTCCAGGTGCACAATGGAGATACGTTTCCGGCAAGGAAAATCCAGCGGACT ATTCTGCTCACAAACGAACACTCCACGGAGGTACAAAACTCACACTGTCCACCATCCGAcaacaatattggatcattggaGGAAGAGCCCCAGTGAAATCCCACATCCTGAAGTGTGTTACATGTGCACGGCATCGAGGTATAAGAGCTCAACAACTCATGGGACAATTACCAGAACAACGTGTCAGACCATCTCGTCCCTTTCTCACCACCGACGAGCAATTACCTCTTTGTAAGTGGCCATTAGGGCGAGTAATGACCATGCACCCAGGGTCCCCTCAAGACCTCCACGTCCACTCTAACCAGACCGATCTCGAAGTCAGCAATTCTACCAGTCAACTCTTCAGACGAAGCATCCAAGAAGGAATTTCAACCTCTCTAGTCATCTCGATAACTAACGCTGTTAGTTATGGcgggcggaatgttaaaaattga
- the LOC123317666 gene encoding uncharacterized protein LOC123317666 — MGQQIERTFLQSRPSYNRPPAVNLPFTVEQSLPTVQTDDDHRPLITSPESRRLAREFAKSTRRVSFASSPTVTAGVREVGSEVSTAKEIELTTEDPSTKPPKTTNYSVPTVPVWKWSLTFDGSFESIYELLRKDARDWYIPRRGTFSDWTDFKDQLREAFLPPDYEEILLEEIKKRTQGTDERLLLYVTRMQNLFQKLTVKRPTEEEQVNIIRRRLLPELQTALAFQPTSTIDELLRKGKVFELVKWQTANYTSPPFQKSLINEPHLTFRNHSPNVQPIGMHLSPLSEPSDKPKLVQNTTARQRQDEPKNTARPPTETQCWRCGGKGHIQTQCISKPILFCSRCGDKEFQALLDTGSTRSFISSEVAAHCKAAGIKPNYVELKYKDVLA; from the exons ATGGGCCAACAAATcgaacgtacttttttgcagagTCGACCTTCATACAACCGACCGCCCGCCGTTAacctcccatttaccgttgaacaatCTCTACCAACCGTCCAAACCGATGATGACCACAGACCGTTgataacatcccctgagtccAGGCGATTAGCGAGGGAGTTTGCGAAATCAACAAGGAGAGTTTCCTTTGCGTCATCACCTACCGTAACCGCTGGGGTGAGAGAAGTAGGTAGCGAAGTCTCAACGGCCAAGGAAATCGAACTGACGACCGAAGATCCGTCGACGAAACCGCCGAAAACTACCAATTATTCCGTTCCTACTGTTCCTGTATGGAAATGGAGCCTTACATTTGATGGGTCATTCGAGTCCATCTACGAGTTGTTACGTaaggatgcaagagactggtacattccccgaAGAGGCACATTCAGCGACTGGACAGATTTCAAAGaccaactccgagaggcctttcttcctcctgATTACGAGGAGATTCTACTAGAGGagatcaagaaacgcactcaaggaaccgatgaacgactattgttgtatgtaactcgaatgcaaaatctgtttcagaaactgaccgtaaagcgacctACCGAGGAAGagcaggtgaatatcatccgacgacgtttactgccagaattACAAACCGCCCTagccttccaaccgacttccACGATAGATGAACTGCTCCggaagggaaaagtttttgaattggtcaaatggcaaaccgctAACTATACTTCGCCACCATtccaaaagagtctcatcaacgaaccgcatcttaccttccgaaatcactcaccgaacgtccaaccgatcggaatgcacctcagCCCACTGTCCGAACCGTCCGATAAACCGAAACTTGTCCAAAACACTACGGCacgtcagagacaagatgaaccgaagaataccgcccgaccgccaaccgaaacccagtgctggagatgtggtggtaaAGGCCATATCCAAACACAGTGTATATCGAAACCGATacttttctgctctcgatgtg gagacaaggagttccagGCACTCTTGGACACCGGatcaaccaggtccttcatcagcagtgaagtggctgcTCACTGCAAGGCCGCTGGAATAAAACCGAATTAT GTCGAGTTAAAATATAAAGATGTTCTTGCCTGA